In the Diospyros lotus cultivar Yz01 chromosome 13, ASM1463336v1, whole genome shotgun sequence genome, AAAGAGTGGGTGTTACCAGAaacatgatttaaaaaaaaaaggcaaatgGGCTGGGCCCATGGGTCATGCATGACACATGGGCACCCATGGGCAAGTGAGCAACCCTCCTTTGTTTGTGGGCATGACATGAAACGGCAGCCCGACTCATTTAAACCGACACAGCCCGATTCTCTCCTTTTCGATTAGATGGGTGCAAACCGGACGGGTGACATAAGGTTGTATGTGTGCAACAGAACTCAATTTTGATAGGCTAGTGAGAGCTCTTCTCGCCTGGCTTGAAAGAAATTAAGGGTGTTGTAAACAATAAGGTATCAAATGAATCCCATAAAATATAATCTAAGATGGGTTTTGAGTCCTAATTCAGACTAGATTAACCACTTCATCTGGAGAGGAAACCTTCTAATTTTCCTCAACTGCCCTCATCTGCAAGAAGGAAATCATCTGAGTGGTGATTCATACCGACTCCACTCGTAGCATGAAACTGTTGTTCACCGTCTACTCAATATATGCTTATTATCGATCTCCAGTTTCTTCGTCGACAGACAACAGtttgaaattgaagaaattaagaTTAGCTGATAACAATGTGCAATGTCCGTAGATGTATTCATTTGCAGAAGATAACAGAGTAGAACGAAGAACGAGGTACAGTACAGGCATATCATGCAGTGTTATATGCGTGTACAAGAAAACATCCAACTACGAATACACAACAGGAATTAAGTTGGGTTCTACTGTTTGTCGATCTGGTTGAGCTTGCCAAGGCCATTGCAACGGGCACAGACGATCTGGGTCAGGTCTTTCCGAGCTGCGTTCGCCCTGAGGGTGGCGCCGGATTGCCGGACAAAGCCTGCCCCGTCGCATTCCGGGCAACTATATATATCACCAAACAAAGATTAAAGGATAAGccataagagagagagagagaggggcaacGGAGGGAGAGGAAAGAGGAGTAATTTTACGTGTCCTTCCGGGAGAAGAGGATGGGGAAGGCGGTTCCCAGCAGAGCCACCGCGGCGGCGCCGGCTATCAGATAGCTGGTGCTGTCGGCTGAGACGTCCCCAACGGCAGCGACCACCGTCAGAGTTCcgttcttgttcttcttctggTTGGTTTTCCATGACGAGAGTTTTGAGCCCAGAAACGCTGATCGTGAAGAAAGGCTCCTGGAGAGAGTAGGGTGGGTCTTGGCTGATTGATATACTGAATTGTGAAGAGGAAGAGGTTGAAGAGAAGCAATTGACGCCATTGATGGAAGATGCAGGGGGGCTGGTAATTGGAGATTTTGTGCTGTTCGTGTCCTGTGAATGGATAAGGCCAAATCAGAAGAAACTCTCCTCAAAGTGTCACAGTCTTGTGTTTAAGTTGTAGATAAGGATGGTCCCACTCCCACCTGTTGTTCATTCTCGGCTAAATTTAAACTTTCAATACTTTCCTCCTTCTGTGTCTAAAtcactatttatatataacttcCGTTGCGGACTTCTAATTTTACCAATTAAccataacaattttaaaaattatttcaatttcttttttcttttatactaGAGTAGAGTTATACTGTCAACACTT is a window encoding:
- the LOC127788386 gene encoding uncharacterized protein LOC127788386; amino-acid sequence: MASIASLQPLPLHNSVYQSAKTHPTLSRSLSSRSAFLGSKLSSWKTNQKKNKNGTLTVVAAVGDVSADSTSYLIAGAAAVALLGTAFPILFSRKDTCPECDGAGFVRQSGATLRANAARKDLTQIVCARCNGLGKLNQIDKQ